One segment of Gadus chalcogrammus isolate NIFS_2021 chromosome 8, NIFS_Gcha_1.0, whole genome shotgun sequence DNA contains the following:
- the LOC130387038 gene encoding cAMP-responsive element modulator-like, with translation MAVTGDDTESDATGDVPAYQLRSPDSDLAQGAVMSLSGGHAPRGEEVTRKREVRLMKNREAARECRRKKKEYVKCLENRVAVLENQNKTLIQELKTLKDIYCHK, from the exons ATGGCTGTCACCGGGGACGACACTGAGTCAG ATGCCACTGGAGACGTCCCGGCATATCAGCTGCGCTCGCCAGACTCCGACCTGGCCCAGGGGGCTGTGATGTCATTGTCTGGAGGCCACGCCCCTCGTGGTGAGGAGGTGACGCGCAAACGGGAGGTCAGACTGATGAAgaacag GGAGGCGGCCCGGGAGTGCcgcaggaagaagaaggagtacGTCAAGTGTCTGGAGAACCGTGTGGCCGTGCTGGAAAACCAGAACAAGACCCTCATCCAGGAGCTCAAGACCCTCAAGGACATCTATTGCCACAAGTAG